One Paraglaciecola mesophila genomic region harbors:
- a CDS encoding MFS transporter, with translation MLSIRPAEALQSKPASTKPSVLSTRQLFLFAFAIAATVANLYYVQPLLPEIKSSFVLSGIESSLLGSLTQLGYAAALLFISPLGDIFPRKSVVSVLSCTLITGSLMVGLSEYTIALLLGLFCIGVSANITQQIIPLAASLSIPSDRGRVVGTLMTGLTAGILISRAISGFIAQHYEWRAVFIFAAVIAACVGVLLNVRLPLNQPTAKLAYPALLRSMLTLFRQHKLLRVASITGALWFAAFNALWVTVAIHVMDGPLNFSVQQAGLLGFVGLSGIVGAKVSGRLVTKLGASRLISSAIGLTIAGFAVLMVFGASIWGLVIGIILIDVGVFAAQVPNQVSVFSIDPAAQSRINAVYMLMYYTGASLGAAGAMYLVNHMDWQTVIYFAIGLSVLALTHHRFQAKHY, from the coding sequence ATGTTATCGATAAGGCCTGCGGAAGCTCTACAATCTAAACCAGCGAGCACTAAACCGTCTGTCCTTAGTACAAGGCAGTTGTTTCTTTTTGCCTTTGCTATTGCCGCGACGGTAGCTAATTTGTATTACGTACAACCCCTGCTGCCTGAAATAAAAAGTAGCTTTGTATTAAGCGGTATTGAATCAAGCTTACTTGGCTCGTTAACCCAGCTTGGTTATGCAGCCGCGTTACTCTTTATATCTCCCTTAGGGGACATATTTCCGCGTAAAAGTGTCGTCAGCGTCTTGTCCTGTACTTTGATTACTGGCTCGCTAATGGTGGGCTTGAGCGAATACACCATTGCTTTGCTTCTGGGACTCTTCTGCATCGGTGTTAGCGCCAATATCACCCAGCAAATTATTCCTTTAGCCGCTTCACTATCTATACCCTCAGATAGAGGGCGGGTAGTGGGTACCTTAATGACTGGCTTAACCGCGGGTATATTAATTTCCAGAGCCATAAGCGGGTTTATCGCTCAGCATTATGAATGGCGTGCAGTTTTTATTTTTGCCGCAGTGATAGCCGCGTGTGTTGGTGTCTTGCTGAATGTCCGTTTACCGCTAAATCAGCCCACTGCTAAGCTGGCATACCCTGCTCTTTTACGCTCAATGTTGACCCTTTTTAGACAACATAAGTTACTTAGAGTGGCTTCAATCACCGGTGCTTTGTGGTTTGCTGCGTTTAACGCGTTATGGGTCACCGTGGCTATTCACGTTATGGATGGGCCACTGAATTTTTCTGTTCAGCAAGCGGGTTTGCTCGGTTTTGTTGGCTTATCAGGCATTGTCGGGGCAAAAGTGTCAGGTCGTTTAGTCACTAAACTGGGTGCGAGTCGGTTAATCAGTAGTGCGATAGGGCTGACTATAGCTGGGTTCGCAGTATTGATGGTGTTTGGCGCAAGTATTTGGGGACTGGTAATCGGAATTATTCTGATTGATGTCGGCGTCTTCGCTGCTCAAGTGCCTAATCAGGTCAGTGTGTTTTCTATCGATCCCGCTGCGCAAAGCCGCATCAATGCAGTTTACATGTTGATGTATTACACAGGCGCCTCACTCGGTGCGGCAGGTGCCATGTACTTGGTCAATCATATGGATTGGCAAACGGTTATCTACTTCGCTATAGGCCTAAGCGTTCTTGCGCTCACTCATCATCGCTTTCAAGCGAAACACTACTAA
- a CDS encoding MFS transporter: MFQLSRIAGFTLLVISSLTIMVGTVVAPGLQGVAIALGVDHFATWLITLPALGAVIFAPFAGRIIDNFGAYYALLLGLALYGLLGAGGIFLHGPYFVFADRILLGAATAIVMAGGTTLISQWYQGHKRLAMIAKQGMAIELGGVIFLFIGGQLALVGWQMPFGLYLMAWVCLVLMLLFIPQQSPKPLKNSHAVEDEKRPATSLKLVYLMSVLSMILFFIAIAVLPMSMASSGFSEDEIGFFLAFISLIAVAGALIMPKLVTKLGEKAVLILATCMFTLTHLTFFNAETLQLLVLGGVFCGLGFGFSIPLLNHMVVEQSHPQYRGRNLSYFTMAVFLGQFLTTFVEFLPGERSAVYAVAGIAAATIVCLLIAGRVINQRKTVLE; the protein is encoded by the coding sequence ATGTTTCAGTTATCTCGTATTGCTGGGTTCACTTTGTTAGTGATCTCTAGTCTAACGATTATGGTGGGCACTGTTGTTGCCCCAGGCTTACAGGGGGTCGCGATTGCCCTAGGCGTTGACCACTTTGCTACTTGGCTCATCACATTACCAGCGTTAGGAGCGGTCATTTTTGCCCCTTTCGCTGGGCGTATAATTGATAATTTCGGCGCTTACTATGCGTTGTTACTTGGCCTGGCTTTGTATGGGTTATTAGGAGCTGGAGGGATTTTTTTACACGGGCCTTACTTTGTGTTTGCAGACCGTATTTTATTGGGTGCGGCAACCGCAATCGTTATGGCGGGTGGTACGACATTAATATCACAGTGGTATCAAGGACATAAGCGCTTAGCTATGATTGCCAAGCAAGGCATGGCCATAGAGCTTGGTGGGGTAATATTTTTATTTATTGGTGGTCAACTCGCCCTTGTAGGTTGGCAAATGCCCTTTGGGCTTTATCTAATGGCCTGGGTTTGTTTAGTACTCATGCTGCTATTTATTCCTCAGCAAAGCCCAAAACCGCTTAAAAACAGTCATGCAGTTGAAGATGAAAAGCGCCCAGCTACTTCACTCAAGTTAGTTTATTTAATGTCAGTACTTTCGATGATACTGTTTTTTATTGCCATTGCAGTGCTACCAATGAGTATGGCGAGCTCAGGTTTCAGTGAGGATGAAATAGGCTTTTTCTTAGCATTCATTTCACTGATTGCTGTGGCGGGAGCACTTATCATGCCTAAGTTGGTGACTAAGCTGGGGGAGAAAGCTGTGCTCATTCTTGCCACATGCATGTTTACACTGACCCACTTGACCTTCTTCAATGCTGAGACGTTGCAATTATTGGTTCTTGGCGGTGTGTTTTGTGGCTTGGGTTTTGGTTTTTCTATTCCTCTGTTAAATCACATGGTGGTTGAGCAAAGCCATCCACAATATCGCGGGCGAAACTTATCGTACTTCACTATGGCGGTTTTCCTAGGTCAGTTTCTTACCACTTTTGTCGAGTTTCTGCCGGGAGAGCGCAGTGCGGTATATGCCGTTGCGGGTATCGCCGCAGCAACTATTGTCTGTCTGTTAATTGCGGGGCGCGTTATCAATCAGCGTAAAACAGTATTAGAGTGA
- a CDS encoding SulP family inorganic anion transporter — MFNLITKRQANLKNDVLAGLTAVLTLIPEAVAFTFVAGIDPMMGLYGSFFIGLITAIFGGRTIMISGAAGSMAVVTTAFIIMFGLEYLLAAVILTGILQVLFGIFKMGKFIRLLPHPVMLGFVNGLAIVIGLAQFNQFKDNTHVVFDAQNNFFTYAGDWLSLTSPEMLTMMGLIALTMAIVHFLPKVTKAVPAPLAAIILCTLLVSFTPLQSKLVSQVALDQRTSMIEKQIIDERFDAIKDTIPYGQYDAVATQIAADRPSQAQINARWNENQQRMLDSGEKEHANPLDGSLRGEIPSLHIPTLNWDLSDSSATSALITVFFLALVLASVGLIESLMTLSLIDEITQTKGRSNKEAIAQGSGNILSGFFGGMCGCAMIGQSMICLNSGGRGRMAGISTALFMLVFIMFFPSVIEMIPVASLIGVMFMVVIATFEWTSLRLFGKVPKSEIFIIVCVSTVTVIFDLAIAVSIGVILSALVYAWNSAKHITVTVEEAEKGKTYHLGGNLFFGSITDFKAKFNPSQDPNCVAIDFSRARIFDQSAIEAVQSISEKYKKQGKTVYLRNLNSESAHLLRKANDIVEVNIENTLTA; from the coding sequence ATGTTTAACTTAATCACTAAACGTCAGGCGAATTTGAAGAACGATGTTCTGGCTGGTCTAACGGCCGTGCTGACATTGATCCCAGAAGCGGTCGCTTTTACTTTTGTCGCGGGTATTGATCCGATGATGGGATTGTACGGCTCGTTTTTCATTGGCTTGATCACGGCGATATTTGGTGGCCGCACTATCATGATTTCTGGTGCAGCGGGTTCAATGGCCGTGGTCACTACTGCCTTTATTATTATGTTTGGCTTGGAGTATCTGTTAGCTGCCGTCATTTTGACCGGTATTTTACAAGTGCTATTTGGCATATTCAAAATGGGTAAATTCATTCGGCTGCTACCTCATCCTGTTATGCTTGGGTTTGTAAATGGCCTCGCGATTGTTATCGGCTTAGCACAATTTAACCAATTCAAAGACAATACCCACGTCGTGTTTGATGCCCAGAATAATTTCTTTACGTATGCTGGTGATTGGCTTTCTCTAACCAGTCCTGAAATGCTGACAATGATGGGTCTTATTGCGCTGACGATGGCAATAGTGCATTTTCTGCCCAAGGTCACTAAAGCTGTACCAGCCCCTTTGGCTGCAATTATACTATGCACCTTACTAGTATCATTCACTCCGTTACAATCAAAACTAGTCAGCCAAGTCGCGCTTGATCAGCGCACGTCAATGATCGAAAAACAAATCATTGATGAACGATTCGATGCCATTAAAGACACGATCCCCTACGGGCAATATGACGCGGTGGCAACGCAGATTGCCGCTGACCGTCCTTCACAAGCGCAAATAAACGCAAGATGGAATGAAAACCAACAAAGAATGCTCGACAGTGGTGAAAAAGAACATGCTAATCCCTTAGATGGTAGTTTAAGAGGAGAAATACCGAGCTTGCATATTCCGACCTTAAATTGGGATTTGTCAGACTCCAGTGCCACGAGCGCACTGATAACCGTATTCTTTTTAGCTCTAGTATTAGCATCAGTCGGGTTGATTGAATCACTGATGACTCTATCTCTCATAGATGAAATTACACAGACTAAAGGGCGCAGTAATAAAGAAGCTATCGCCCAAGGGTCAGGCAATATACTAAGTGGATTTTTCGGCGGCATGTGTGGGTGCGCTATGATAGGACAAAGCATGATCTGTCTTAATTCGGGTGGCCGAGGTCGCATGGCCGGCATATCAACCGCCTTGTTTATGTTGGTCTTTATTATGTTCTTCCCTAGTGTAATTGAAATGATCCCAGTTGCCTCACTGATTGGCGTGATGTTCATGGTGGTAATTGCAACCTTTGAATGGACTTCACTACGCCTTTTTGGCAAGGTGCCTAAGTCTGAAATTTTCATCATCGTCTGTGTTTCCACAGTAACTGTAATCTTCGATTTAGCAATTGCCGTGAGCATTGGTGTGATTTTGTCGGCACTCGTTTATGCTTGGAATAGCGCCAAACATATTACCGTAACCGTAGAAGAAGCTGAAAAGGGCAAAACCTATCACCTTGGCGGTAATTTGTTTTTTGGCTCGATCACTGACTTCAAAGCTAAATTCAATCCGTCCCAAGACCCAAATTGTGTCGCAATTGATTTTTCTCGCGCCCGTATATTTGACCAATCTGCAATTGAAGCTGTACAGAGTATTAGTGAGAAATACAAAAAGCAGGGCAAAACTGTTTATTTACGCAACTTAAATAGTGAGTCAGCTCACTTACTGCGAAAAGCTAACGATATTGTCGAAGTGAATATAGAAAACACACTTACAGCCTAA
- a CDS encoding YicC/YloC family endoribonuclease gives MIYSMTAFARRELKAQWGTAVWEIRSVNQRFLETYFRLPEQFKSLEPILRERFRKQLQRGKVECALRFVANDAAVGKLSLNEDLARQVMDAADWVQSHGQSSGVNPLDVLRWPGVIAAEETDMEGIQADILAEFDATLTDFITARATEGTNLKAMIEQRLDGIQVEVDKVSQHMPDVIQWQKDKILARFEEAKIELDATRVEQEMIMLAQKVDVAEELDRLVSHIGETRKILKKGGAVGRRLDFMMQEFNRESNTLGSKSINSDITQSAVELKVLIEQMREQIANIE, from the coding sequence ATGATTTACAGCATGACCGCATTTGCCCGTCGCGAACTCAAAGCACAGTGGGGTACAGCCGTATGGGAAATCCGCTCCGTCAACCAACGCTTTCTCGAAACATACTTTCGTCTTCCAGAGCAATTCAAAAGTTTAGAGCCCATTTTACGTGAACGTTTTCGCAAGCAATTACAACGGGGCAAGGTAGAGTGCGCGCTGCGCTTCGTAGCAAACGATGCTGCAGTGGGTAAACTCAGTTTAAATGAAGATTTAGCTCGTCAGGTTATGGACGCTGCCGATTGGGTGCAATCTCATGGTCAATCATCAGGTGTAAATCCGTTAGACGTGTTGCGCTGGCCGGGTGTTATCGCAGCAGAAGAAACCGACATGGAAGGTATTCAAGCTGATATTTTAGCTGAGTTTGATGCCACCCTGACTGACTTTATCACTGCCCGTGCCACCGAAGGCACAAATCTTAAAGCCATGATCGAGCAACGCCTTGACGGTATTCAGGTGGAAGTCGACAAAGTATCGCAGCATATGCCGGATGTCATCCAATGGCAAAAAGACAAAATACTTGCCCGCTTTGAAGAAGCTAAGATTGAACTTGATGCCACCCGAGTGGAACAAGAAATGATCATGCTGGCACAAAAAGTCGATGTCGCCGAAGAGCTCGACCGCTTAGTGTCACACATAGGTGAAACACGCAAAATCCTCAAAAAAGGCGGTGCAGTAGGTCGCCGGCTAGATTTTATGATGCAAGAATTTAACCGCGAGTCAAACACACTAGGCTCAAAGTCAATTAATAGTGACATCACTCAATCCGCTGTGGAACTAAAAGTGTTGATTGAACAAATGCGCGAGCAGATAGCTAATATAGAATAA